The proteins below are encoded in one region of Opisthocomus hoazin isolate bOpiHoa1 chromosome 26, bOpiHoa1.hap1, whole genome shotgun sequence:
- the MEIOC gene encoding meiosis-specific coiled-coil domain-containing protein MEIOC isoform X1 yields the protein MEPKVAFRGGSRSWSSVEAGGRLTDAFSNVTTGSGSLYGCYKSQNEENVELPQTYSSSLSTSEYSAPVDPSLLYAPWSTYGDDTKQPPAAQINVKCRIQPERSDYGSETDLYGLVSDILEEQDKSQPYCAEGSCPSNLKSVWPTNAARIVDHHDLVPETKRPVVGAVSQHGFYSSESVSAAEKQYLQSANLASQQKADECYRGFTGVDLEEQCLHPARSDHASCCNMQTNENIKTTAVYQNYPYVKNTFTPQVGYSEVIKDSGADAYAYGREKVCPKGADVPSHQKRAETFLPQFHRYNENTDYSRYSEYSHASKAKPNNSTNCILQENKKLVNGTIEAPSLDTEPYTKLFQVKSGSQRKIEDTISDQQNFTFHKAVGLLSEKQFANEASFCTDLGQKFEYGLKSFAACPGNSDCANGAEKQQFSKAHLQNSEYYKSLPLLPNSSNPAAGTNVRPAWMSIQPKAAASVPFQNPGPLKLNNRLPAFPKSSSHSNDFFQLPPSNFPLNSNLFHKYCQDNPSLFSSLDFGYNTAERARSAACMEALLRSGDENLMEYLSEKKLKQPNGFCDNYSAQQSGIIENMNKHRFQLKPQSEHYDLEGLKHAEGLVQNTYQDLVESQSQFNLRQGSGDTNAVNPLTCLQAPGFSNSCMMGGFRRQQQLGSSAFPLRSAHLFGRSIVPLVESHDLFFRDDLKRFYPYFNDKMYGDSSFSGFVPAFGFQRQVKTRSGPASELHVRLEECYEQWRALEKERKKTESALAKNFQGKKVSSANNTPIPRLTSNPSRVDRLIVDQLREQARMCLLSLWQLKR from the exons ATGGAG CCTAAAGTTGCGTTCAGAGGTGGCAGTCGCAGCTGGAGTAGCGTGGAAGCTGGCGGGAGGCTGACTGATGCGTTCAGTAACGTAACGACAGGCTCTGGCTCGCTGTATGGTTGCTACAAATCACAG AATGAAGAAAATGTAGAGCTACCCCAGACCTACAGCTCTTCCCTTTCAACATCAGAGTACTCTGCGCCTGTGGACCCTTCCCTTTTATATGCACCGTGGTCTACCTATGGAGATGACACTAAGCAGCCTCCTGCTGCTCAGATTAACGTGAAGTGCAG GATCCAGCCTGAAAGGAGTGATTACGGCAGTGAAACAGATTTATATGGACTTGTGTCTGACATCTTGGAAGAACAAGATAAATCGCAGCCATATTGTGCTGAGGG GAGTTGCCCTTCCAACTTGAAGTCAGTATGGCCCACGAATGCAGCCAGAATTGTAGACCACCACGACCTGGTGCCAGAAACTAAACGACCAGTTGTTGGAGCTGTCTCCCAGCACGGTTTTTATAGTAGCGAATCCGTATCTGCTGCTGAAAAGCAGTACTTGCAAAGTGCTAATCTTGCATCGCAGCAAAAAGCAGATGAATGTTACCGGGGGTTTACCGGCGTAGACCTTGAAGAGCAGTGTTTGCACCCTGCGAGGAGTGATCATGCCAGCTGTTGCAACATGCAGACTAATGAGAATATTAAGACAACAGCCGTATATCAGAACTATCCATACGTAAAAAACACCTTTACACCCCAGGTTGGGTATTCAGAAGTAATCAAAGACTCTGGAGCCGATGCTTATGCTTACGGAAGGGAGAAGGTGTGTCCCAAAGGGGCAGATGTGCCATCGCACCAAAAGCGGGCAGAAACATTTCTTCCACAGTTTCACAGATATAATGAAAACACAGATTATAGTAGATACAGTGAATATTCTCATGCTAGTAAAGCAAAGCCTAACAATAGCACCAACTGTATcctccaagaaaataaaaagttagtAAATGGAACCATTGAGGCACCATCTCTGGACACAGAACCCTATACTAAATTATTTCAAGTTAAATCAGGAAGTCAGAGAAAAATAGAAGATACCATTTCAGATCAGCAAAACTTCACGTTTCACAAGGCTGTAGGACTTCTATCAGAAAAACAATTTGCAAATGAAGCTTCATTCTGCACTGATTTGGGGCAAAAATTTGAGTATGGACTAAAATCTTTTGCAGCTTGTCCAGGGAATAGTGACTGTGCAAATggtgcagaaaagcagcagttttccaaGGCCCATCTCCAGAATTCTGAATACTATAAATCACTTCCACTGCTACCAAACTCGTCAAACCCTGCAGCAGGTACTAATGTAAGGCCAGCTTGGATGAGCATTCAGCCTAAAGCAGCTGCTTCTGTCCCATTTCAGAATCCAGGTCCTTTGAAACTGAATAATCGTTtacctgcttttccaaaaagttCCAGTCATTCCAATGATTTTTTCCAGTTACCGCCTTCAAATTTCCCTTTAAATAGTAATTTATTTCACAAGTACTGTCAAGATAATCCTTCACTTTTTTCAAGTCTTGATTTTGGTTATAACACTGCAGAACGAGCTCGGTCTGCTGCTTGCATGGAAGCACTGCTTAGGAGTGGAGACGAGAATCTGATGGAGTATTtaagtgaaaagaaattaaagcagCCAAATGGATTCTGTGACAATTACTCAGCTCAGCAGTCTGGGATCATTGAAAATATGAACAAACACCGCTTCCAGCTGAAGCCACAGAGTGAGCACTATGATCTGGAAGGACTGAAGCACGCGGAGGGGTTGGTGCAGAACACGTACCAAGATTTAGTGGAGTCTCAGAGTCAGTTTAATCTCCGGCAGGGGAGCGGAGACACTAACGCCGTCAATCCCCTGACTTGTCTGCAGGCTCCAGGCTTTTCCAACAGTTGCATGATGGGTGGCTTCAGAcgtcagcagcagcttggttcAAGCGCGTTCCCCTTGAGATCCGCTCACCTGTTTGGCCGTTCCATTGTCCCTCTGGTGGAGTCTCACGACTTGTTCTTCCGTGATGATCTGAAACGCTTCTACCCTTATTTTAACGATAAGATGTATGGTGACAGttccttttctggttttgtacCAGCATTTGGATTTCAAAGGCAAGTTAAAACCCGCAGTGGGCCTGCCAGCGAACTTCATgttagacttgaggaatgttatgAACAGTGGAGAGctttggagaaagaaagaaagaag actgAATCAGCTCTTGCGAAgaatttccaagggaaaaaagttTCCAGTGCTAACAACACTCCAATTCCAAGGCTGACATCAAACCCGTCAAGAGTTGATCGCTTAATTGTGGATCAGCTACGTGAACAAGCCAGA